In Bradyrhizobium sp. 1(2017), one DNA window encodes the following:
- a CDS encoding NADH-quinone oxidoreductase subunit K yields MSGVTVFGLCAAAAVGLGLYGLITNPQPLRKVIAFNLLGSGVFLLFGIVGRRGAAAGFGNDPVPQALVITGVVVAFSATALTIALLLRLFQTSGSTSLRGGEPTRVGPDPSGG; encoded by the coding sequence ATGAGCGGCGTCACGGTGTTCGGGTTGTGCGCTGCAGCCGCAGTCGGGCTCGGGCTCTATGGCCTGATCACGAATCCGCAACCGCTTCGTAAGGTCATCGCATTCAATCTTCTGGGCAGCGGCGTATTCCTCCTGTTCGGCATCGTCGGACGGCGGGGGGCGGCAGCGGGCTTTGGCAACGATCCGGTGCCGCAGGCCCTGGTGATTACCGGGGTCGTCGTCGCATTTTCCGCAACCGCGTTGACGATCGCCCTGTTGCTGCGGTTGTTCCAGACTTCCGGCTCCACGTCGCTGCGCGGTGGCGAGCCCACGCGCGTCGGCCCCGATCCGTCCGGTGGCTGA